In the Deltaproteobacteria bacterium genome, one interval contains:
- a CDS encoding DUF2442 domain-containing protein, which yields MIPKLESAEYVAAYRIRLRFADGRQGEIDLADELGGEVFEPLKNPLVFRRFRLDTELNTIAWETGADLAPEYLYEKVAAQPAASAVGPSARR from the coding sequence ATGATCCCGAAGTTGGAAAGCGCTGAGTACGTGGCCGCCTACCGGATTCGGCTGCGGTTCGCCGATGGGCGTCAGGGCGAGATCGACCTAGCCGATGAGCTGGGGGGCGAGGTGTTCGAGCCCCTCAAGAACCCTTTGGTCTTTCGCCGGTTCCGACTTGATACGGAGCTGAACACGATAGCGTGGGAGACCGGAGCCGACCTTGCGCCCGAGTATCTCTACGAGAAGGTGGCTGCCCAACCCGCCGCTTCAGCCGTCGGGCCTTCGGCCCGCCGCTGA